Proteins found in one Paenibacillus dendritiformis genomic segment:
- a CDS encoding NAD(P)H-dependent oxidoreductase — MKSNILVINGHPDPQSFCSALSDAYRKGASGSKAQVRSIDLSKITFNPNLQFGYRKRTELEEDLVEAQKLIQWADHLVFVYPTWWGVMPAILKGFIDRVFLPGFAYKYRKNSLTVEKLLTGKSAHLIVTADAPAWYNKLAYGNAEYNVMKRNILKFCGVSPVRVTELGPIRGSSDKLRAQWLGKVNQLGSKLA, encoded by the coding sequence ATGAAATCGAATATTCTCGTGATTAACGGACACCCCGACCCGCAGAGCTTCTGTTCGGCCTTGTCCGACGCTTATAGGAAAGGGGCCTCGGGCAGCAAGGCTCAGGTTCGATCGATTGATTTGAGCAAGATCACATTTAACCCGAACTTACAGTTCGGTTACCGCAAAAGAACGGAACTGGAGGAGGATCTCGTCGAAGCGCAGAAGCTCATCCAATGGGCGGATCACCTTGTCTTTGTGTATCCTACATGGTGGGGCGTGATGCCGGCCATCCTCAAAGGATTTATTGACCGGGTCTTTCTGCCGGGCTTCGCTTACAAATACCGCAAAAACTCTTTGACGGTGGAAAAGCTCTTAACCGGCAAATCCGCGCATCTGATCGTCACCGCGGACGCCCCCGCCTGGTACAACAAGTTGGCATATGGAAATGCAGAATACAATGTGATGAAACGCAACATATTGAAATTTTGCGGTGTATCTCCCGTACGAGTTACCGAGCTTGGTCCGATAAGGGGATCATCTGACAAATTGCGAGCCCAATGGTTGGGCAAAGT
- a CDS encoding AraC family transcriptional regulator has protein sequence MKTIVNKGYEIENYCRYASFDSSLLQEVEARITDEELERLMIAAAEFTQDDHFGLHQGQMVEPADLGVLGYVMLHSTTIADALTAYQRYNVILCHAFNLEWTVERDDVLIRLFLQHSGRMSRHCIEDMASSLYHLLGRLSNRRISLHEIQYTHDAPADTQPYLPVFGRVPRFGGTDNVLRMSKDVLNYPVMYSDSKLLEVFETLAQETKDELAQASAFSDQVVQWMITCVPSFFPTLQQTAEYFGFSARTLQNKLKAENTSFNELSIRVRKELAMCYLKKRKYSVGDIAYLLSFSEPSAFHNAFKKWTGLTPGQYRSSVNRLS, from the coding sequence ATGAAAACTATTGTTAACAAAGGATATGAAATCGAGAATTATTGCCGTTATGCTTCGTTTGACAGCAGCCTGTTGCAAGAGGTGGAGGCTCGGATTACCGATGAGGAATTGGAGCGATTGATGATCGCAGCCGCGGAATTCACGCAAGACGATCATTTTGGCCTGCACCAGGGGCAGATGGTAGAGCCGGCCGACTTGGGCGTTCTTGGTTATGTGATGCTGCATTCTACAACCATTGCCGATGCGCTAACCGCTTATCAGAGATACAATGTGATTCTGTGTCACGCGTTCAATCTGGAATGGACCGTGGAGAGAGATGATGTTCTTATCCGGTTGTTTTTACAGCATTCCGGCCGAATGTCACGCCATTGTATCGAGGATATGGCGAGTTCGTTGTATCATTTGCTCGGCCGGCTCAGCAACCGGCGCATCTCGTTGCATGAGATTCAATATACGCATGATGCGCCGGCGGATACCCAACCCTATTTGCCGGTGTTTGGGAGAGTTCCCCGCTTTGGCGGGACAGACAATGTTCTGCGCATGAGCAAGGACGTGCTGAACTATCCGGTCATGTATTCCGATTCCAAGCTGCTGGAAGTATTTGAGACCCTTGCGCAGGAGACCAAGGATGAGTTGGCGCAGGCAAGCGCGTTTTCAGATCAGGTCGTGCAATGGATGATAACATGCGTGCCCTCCTTCTTCCCGACATTGCAGCAGACTGCTGAATATTTCGGATTCAGCGCGAGAACGCTTCAAAATAAATTGAAGGCAGAGAACACGTCCTTTAATGAATTGTCTATCCGGGTACGCAAGGAATTGGCTATGTGCTATTTGAAAAAAAGGAAGTATTCCGTCGGCGACATCGCCTATTTATTATCGTTTTCGGAGCCAAGCGCCTTTCACAACGCGTTCAAAAAGTGGACGGGATTAACACCGGGACAATATCGCTCAAGTGTTAACCGCCTGTCTTGA
- a CDS encoding OsmC family protein: MPVETFRATAHLQNGMVVKAKSRNFEMMIDEPKSLGGTDTAMNPVEVVLCALGACQSIVARAYARKFKIDLEEFWVEVEGDLDTDGFMNKSDVRRGYSEIRYNIHIKSNASYEQAKEFIEFIERTCPVGDTINNPVRLVLNDIVLE, translated from the coding sequence ATGCCAGTTGAGACGTTTAGAGCAACCGCACATTTGCAAAATGGGATGGTCGTAAAGGCGAAATCGAGAAACTTCGAGATGATGATCGATGAACCGAAATCGCTGGGCGGCACCGATACCGCCATGAATCCGGTGGAGGTCGTGCTCTGCGCATTGGGGGCCTGCCAGTCCATCGTCGCGAGAGCCTATGCGCGCAAGTTCAAGATCGATCTTGAGGAGTTCTGGGTGGAAGTGGAAGGGGATCTGGATACGGACGGCTTTATGAACAAGTCGGATGTGCGCCGCGGATACTCGGAAATCCGCTACAATATTCATATCAAAAGCAATGCCTCCTACGAGCAAGCGAAGGAATTCATAGAGTTCATTGAACGCACGTGCCCGGTCGGCGACACGATCAACAACCCGGTGCGTCTCGTCTTGAATGACATTGTTTTAGAATAG
- a CDS encoding DUF1349 domain-containing protein, which translates to MNHLLLHENFMDERLNVNLNWFSPPKAWSIDTSSSQFIVQTKQETDFWQKTHYGFQADNGHFLYAEVRGNFRLTTKVHSFPVHRYDQAGVMVRYSPTTWMKSSVEYIPDSPNKLGAVVTNHGYSDWSTQETDDGDAPLYFRISRIGDDFYADYSLDGLAWRQLRMAHLFAQADQPVQAGIYACSPEGEGYEAHFEFLKIEALSDDRTQAYT; encoded by the coding sequence ATGAACCATCTGCTTCTGCATGAAAATTTTATGGACGAGCGACTCAACGTCAATTTGAATTGGTTCTCGCCGCCCAAAGCGTGGTCCATCGACACGAGTTCATCTCAATTCATCGTTCAGACCAAGCAAGAAACCGACTTTTGGCAAAAAACGCATTATGGATTTCAAGCGGATAACGGCCATTTTCTCTATGCCGAAGTGAGAGGCAACTTCAGGCTGACCACCAAAGTTCATTCTTTTCCTGTCCATCGCTATGACCAGGCCGGGGTGATGGTGCGATATTCGCCAACTACATGGATGAAGTCATCGGTAGAGTATATTCCAGACAGCCCGAATAAGCTTGGTGCCGTGGTGACGAATCACGGCTATTCCGATTGGTCGACGCAAGAGACGGACGATGGAGACGCGCCGCTCTATTTTCGGATTTCAAGAATCGGCGATGATTTCTATGCCGATTATTCGCTGGACGGGCTGGCCTGGAGGCAGCTCCGCATGGCCCATCTGTTCGCGCAGGCGGACCAACCTGTTCAGGCCGGCATCTATGCGTGCAGTCCGGAGGGAGAAGGCTATGAGGCGCATTTTGAATTTTTGAAAATAGAAGCGCTATCCGACGATAGAACGCAGGCATATACATAG